The following are encoded in a window of Oncorhynchus masou masou isolate Uvic2021 chromosome 17, UVic_Omas_1.1, whole genome shotgun sequence genomic DNA:
- the zgc:153615 gene encoding schwannomin-interacting protein 1 isoform X2, with protein MVHQEKRVYQAQRNDRESIRQKLAFGSFYDDEEPAIYTSCSKNGISSRPQSGVNLQVCFVNDSNSDKDSDAEDSRTETSLDTPLSPVSKQSSSLSDRDTGEEDSDPLEDCGFWRVQRRLQEEARVALALARPMARMQLPHLPHISEGLMKRSLRRGDMRDMSLGQLQVITNDLHSQIQSLNEELVQLLLMRDELHVEQDAMLVDIEDLTRHAQSLQRHMAEKTLSK; from the exons GCCCAGAGGAATGACAGAGAGTCCATCAGGCAGAAGCTAGCCTTTGGCAGTTTCTATGACGACGAGGAGCCAGCCATCTACACCAGCTGCAGCAAGAATGGCATTTCCTCCCG gCCTCAAAGCGGTGTGAATCTGCAGGTGTGTTTTGTGAATGACAGCAACAGTGACAAGGACAGCGATGCAGAGGACAGCAGGACAGAGACCAGCTTGGACACGCCGCTGTCACCTGTG AGCAAGCAGAGTTCATCCCTGTCGGACCGGGACACGGGAGAGGAGGACTCAGACCCCCTGGAGGATTGTGGCTTCTGGCGGGTGCAGCGGCGGCTCCAAGAGGAGGCACGGGTGGCCCTGGCGTTGGCTCGCCCTATGGCCCGCAtgcag CTGCCCCATCTGCCCCATATCAGCGAGGGTCTGATGAAGAGGAGTCTAAGGAGGGGAGACATGAGGGACATGAGCCTGGGCCAGCTTCAGGTCATCACCAACGATCTGCACTCGCAGATACAGA GTCTGAATGAGGAGCTGGTGCAGCTGCTGCTAATGAGAGATGAGCTCCATGTGGAGCAGGACGCCATGCTGGTGGACATAGAGGACCTGACCAG GCATGCTCAGAGCCTCCAGAGACACATGGCAGAGAAAACCCTCTCCAAATAA
- the zgc:153615 gene encoding schwannomin-interacting protein 1 isoform X1, whose translation MVHQEKRVYQAQRNDRESIRQKLAFGSFYDDEEPAIYTSCSKNGISSRPQSGVNLQVCFVNDSNSDKDSDAEDSRTETSLDTPLSPVSKQSSSLSDRDTGEEDSDPLEDCGFWRVQRRLQEEARVALALARPMARMQVEVERQIQIHRRSPVADMLPHLPHISEGLMKRSLRRGDMRDMSLGQLQVITNDLHSQIQSLNEELVQLLLMRDELHVEQDAMLVDIEDLTRHAQSLQRHMAEKTLSK comes from the exons GCCCAGAGGAATGACAGAGAGTCCATCAGGCAGAAGCTAGCCTTTGGCAGTTTCTATGACGACGAGGAGCCAGCCATCTACACCAGCTGCAGCAAGAATGGCATTTCCTCCCG gCCTCAAAGCGGTGTGAATCTGCAGGTGTGTTTTGTGAATGACAGCAACAGTGACAAGGACAGCGATGCAGAGGACAGCAGGACAGAGACCAGCTTGGACACGCCGCTGTCACCTGTG AGCAAGCAGAGTTCATCCCTGTCGGACCGGGACACGGGAGAGGAGGACTCAGACCCCCTGGAGGATTGTGGCTTCTGGCGGGTGCAGCGGCGGCTCCAAGAGGAGGCACGGGTGGCCCTGGCGTTGGCTCGCCCTATGGCCCGCAtgcaggtagaggtggagagacagatcCAGATCCACCGCCGCTCGCCTGTCGCCGACATG CTGCCCCATCTGCCCCATATCAGCGAGGGTCTGATGAAGAGGAGTCTAAGGAGGGGAGACATGAGGGACATGAGCCTGGGCCAGCTTCAGGTCATCACCAACGATCTGCACTCGCAGATACAGA GTCTGAATGAGGAGCTGGTGCAGCTGCTGCTAATGAGAGATGAGCTCCATGTGGAGCAGGACGCCATGCTGGTGGACATAGAGGACCTGACCAG GCATGCTCAGAGCCTCCAGAGACACATGGCAGAGAAAACCCTCTCCAAATAA
- the zmp:0000001127 gene encoding interleukin-12 subunit alpha, with product MSSPVVTRNRPITDNCLTTAQTLLWNITDALAQEQLFKGINCTDQDMELNTRTQTVQVCAPKTKSTQQHSTCSRVTNVKFDQDKCLRNIEEDLRCYSDMLQAIDPKLLGPNVLQSLGEIKENCFPSSLLGVWSSQQDTQGCRPTQGTANQNSFDERVHLCKVLKGLQVRTVTINRIIGYIHAGEHNM from the exons ATGTCCAGCCCAGTGGTGACGCGCAACCGCCCGATAACTGACAACTGTCTTACTACTGCGCAAACACTACTTTGGAACATCACGGACGCACTTGCACAG GAACAACTGTTCAAAGGAATAAACTGCACGGACCAGGATATGGAGTTGAACACGAGAACACAGACGGTGCAAGTGTGTGCGCCAAAG ACCAAAAGCACTCAACAACACTCAACATGTTCCAGAGTGACAAATGTAAAGTTTGATCAG GACAAGTGTCTGAGGAACATTGAGGAGGATCTGCGTTGTTATAGTGACATGCTACAAGCTATTGACCCCAAACTGCTTGGACCCAATGTGCTGCAGAGCCTCGGGGAGATTAAGGAG AACTGCTTCCCCTCGTCTTTGTTGGGAGTCTGGTCCTCTCAGCAG GATACACAAGGTTGTAGGCCTACTCAAGGTACTGCTAACCAAAATTCCTTTGATGAAAGGGTACATTTGTGTAAAGTGCTGAAGGGGCTCCAGGTTCGCACCGTAACCATCAACAGAATCATTGGATATATTCATGCTGGAGAACACAATATGTAA
- the LOC135558555 gene encoding zona pellucida sperm-binding protein 3-like yields the protein MEFMQKSPWWVATLLSISFLADCYQPFNPRGYSYKDVSQAQSFKPSAEPTSPPRPRTVLVKCHEDSLEVVVKADLFDIGILVDGSDLYLGFNQMGSKGVEDSCSAVPTGEAEFIIFAQLTACGTKLAFMETELVYSNILSYSPAPSSGVVRFDSAVIPIECHYGRRYAVDSAALAPTWIPFASTVTAEDNLQFSLRLITDDWRSERGSNAYFLGETIHLEAAVTMGNHMPLRVYVDHCVATATPDADSHPRHNFIEYYGCLTDAQLTGSNSRYMPRVQDDKLHIMLDAFRFYQEDSNLIFITCHLKAVPAMFSVKSKSRACSFIENSWRSADGNDQVCISCVVSKRFAEPTTPMTRTNTKTTTPKPNSSSFRIRPGQRTEQLQKVQPRSKKPYSGAWKRGTDTTDEWSKTTILGPLIVVPTQEVISLATDSTTLRSKLTPGETLDSAAVHPKELQEATTDISMGTGGTCKSEGRKCTLSE from the exons ATGGAGTTTATGCAAAAATCTCCGTGGTGGGTCGCGACCCTGCTGTCAATTTCTTTCCTCGCTGATTGTTATCAGCCTTTTAATCCTCGTGGTTATAGTTATAAAGATGTCAGCCAGGCCCAATCCTTTAAACCGAGTGCAGAGCCAACCAGTCCTCCTAGGCCGAGAACAGTCCTCGTGAAGTGCCACGAAGATTCTCTTGAAGTCGTGGTGAAAGCTGACCTATTTGACATAGGCATTCTGGTGGACGGCAGCGATTTGTACCTAGGTTTCAATCAAATGGGTAGCAAGGGCGTTGAAGATTCTTGCAGTGCGGTTCCAACGGGGGAGGCAGAGTTTATCATCTTTGCCCAGTTGACCGCATGTGGAACCAAACTCGCA TTTATGGAGACGGAGCTGGTTTATTCCAATATTCTCAGCTATTCGCCTGCACCCTCTTCTGGTGTCGTCAGATTTGATTCGGCTGTGATTCCCATCGAATGCCATTACGGAAG GAGGTATGCTGTTGACAGTGCTGCCCTGGCTCCCACCTGGATCCCCTTTGCCTCAACAGTGACTGCTGAGGACAATCTGCAATTCAGCCTCCGCCTCATCACGG ATGACTGGCGCTCTGAAAGGGGATCAAATGCCTACTTTCTGGGTGAAACCATACACCTGGAGGCAGCTGTCACCATGGGCAATCATATGCCCCTCCGCGTGTATGTGGACCATTGTGTGGCCACGGCAACTCCTGACGCAGACTCACACCCTAGACACAACTTCATAGAGTACTACGG ATGCCTCACTGACGCCCAGCTGACCGGCTCTAATTCACGGTACATGCCCAGGGTCCAAGATGACAAGCTGCATATCATGCTGGATGCCTTCAGATTCTACCAGGAGGATTCCAATTTG ATCTTCATCACCTGCCATCTGAAAGCTGTCCCCGCCATGTTTTCTGTGAAATCAAAGAGTCGCGCGTGCTCCTTCATTGAGAACAG CTGGAGGTCAGCAGATGGGAACGACCAGGTCTGTATAAGTTGTGTAGTCTCCAAACGCTTTGCGGAGCCTACTACCCCCATGACCAGAACCAACACCAAGACTACTACTCCCAAACCAAATTCATCCAGCTTCCGCATTCGCCCAGGCCAGCGCACAGAGCAGCTCCAAAAGGTTCAGCCCAGATCCAAAAAGCCTTACTCCGGTGCCTGGAAGAGGGGAACGGACACCACAGATG AGTGGAGTAAGACTACCATCTTGGGGCCCCTGATTGTTGTCCCTACTCAGGAAGTTATCAGCTTGGCAACGGACTCCACGACGCTCCGCTCAAAATTGACACCGGGTGAGACCTTAGACTCGGCGGCAGTCCATCCTAAAGAGCTGCAGGAGGCTACAACAGACATCTCTATGGGCACCGGTGGTACTTGCAAAAGTGAAGGCAGGAAATGCACGCTTTCTGAATGA